From one Solanum stenotomum isolate F172 chromosome 12, ASM1918654v1, whole genome shotgun sequence genomic stretch:
- the LOC125847143 gene encoding SKP1-like protein 1B: protein MSSEKLITFKTSDGEEFKLNEAVAVRSEVIKNMVQDADSTSNVIPLSNVDGKTMTKVIQYWKKYSEEGVTKDQLKSFDQDFLKMSQSELVGVLLVANFFDDKQLKKVIIQEFVDRIKGKPIQEIREVFGIVNDYTPEEEEEVRRENAWAFE, encoded by the coding sequence ATGTCTTCAGAAAAACTCATAACTTTCAAGACTAGCGATGGTGAAGAATTCAAACTCAATGAGGCTGTAGCTGTGAGGTCAGAAGTCATCAAGAACATGGTACAAGATGCGGATAGTACTTCTAATGTCATCCCCTTGTCTAATGTTGATGGCAAAACAATGACCAAAGTTATTCAATATTGGAAGAAATATTCGGAAGAAGGTGTTACGAAAGATCAGTTAAAGAGTTTTGATCAGGATTTCTTGAAGATGAGCCAATCAGAATTAGTTGGTGTTCTCTTGGTTGCTAATTTTTTTGATGATAAGCAGTTGAAAAAGGTAATAATCCAAGAATTTGTTGATAGGATCAAAGGGAAACCAATACAGGAAATACGTGAAGTATTTGGTATCGTGAATGATTATACTccagaggaagaggaggaggtcCGTAGAGAGAATGCTTGGGCTTTTGAATGA